From one Henningerozyma blattae CBS 6284 chromosome 1, complete genome genomic stretch:
- the PBN1 gene encoding Pbn1p (similar to Saccharomyces cerevisiae PBN1 (YCL052C); ancestral locus Anc_1.14) has translation MRERLTVFFNSPEEINSLLKLDVNSTISVSKSESPLILQKRFIFDDIQLPDAPFRLIYNQGNLLQNSPILPTYPYGCSVFTSSNSTDDSKLVKVPDLYSSFHSMDQSCINRIPSLDGFEFNTKSIYDITYANEALTIIEYSLINDLDYTPEVHLEKAEIGLFYTDDTENSLINNLSGLRCVFDTETSSFKRCQKTMLSYNSNQYIDSNHQVSIELENPVGLHPKLLFNTSNITLLDNDNCNLYTYIQLNNTLFCDPFQSISEMKLFGQYDLELPSYSTEIQNGPWGSELLLQLNSALDINELVLHSRYGLPDSSYKQIVSPLVFQACSTKEDQLSFENPFYENGYSYQKWFNNDSIFIHYNSIGEALEFEIPTANSRDYNSVTIITASCLILSLFYLLRKLFM, from the coding sequence atgaGAGAAAGATTGACagtatttttcaattctccAGAGGAAATCAATTCTCTCTTGAAATTGGATGTTAACTCAACTATTTCTGTTTCAAAATCTGAGTCCCCATTAATCTTGCAAAagagatttatttttgatgaCATCCAGTTACCAGATGCTCCATTCCGCCTGATTTATAATCAAGGTAATCTCTTACAGAATTCTCCCATCTTACCAACCTATCCATATGGCTGTTCAGTATTCACTTCGAGCAATTCCACTGATGACTCCAAACTTGTTAAGGTTCCGGATTTATATTCATCATTTCATAGTATGGATCAATCATGTATTAACAGAATTCCATCTTTGGATGGATTTGAATTCAATACCAAGAGCATATACGATATCACATATGCCAATGAAGCATTGACAATCATTGAgtattcattaattaatgatttagaCTACACACCCGAGGTTCATTTAGAGAAAGCTGAAATTGGCCTATTTTATACTGACGATACAGAAAATTCTTTGATCAATAATTTAAGTGGCCTCCGTTGTGTTTTTGATACAGAAACTTCAAGTTTCAAAAGATGTCAAAAGACTATGTTGTcatataattcaaatcaatatATTGACTCTAACCATCAAGTTTCCATTGAGTTAGAAAACCCTGTAGGGCTACATCCAAAACTGTTATTCAATACTTCGAACATTACTTTActagataatgataattgtaatttataCACATACAtccaattgaataataCCTTGTTTTGTGACCCGTTCCAAAGTATTTCtgaaatgaaattatttggCCAGTATGATTTGGAATTACCCTCATACTCGACTGAAATTCAAAACGGTCCATGGGGTAGTGAACTACTTCTCCAACTAAACTCGGCCCTAGATATAAATGAGCTTGTTTTACATTCAAGATATGGGTTACCTGATTCGTCCTACAAACAAATAGTTAGCCCATTAGTATTTCAAGCCTGTTCTACCAAAGAAGACCAATTATCCTTTGAAAATCCATTTTATGAAAATGGCTATTCTTATCAAAAATGGTTTAACAATGactctatttttattcattacAATAGCATTGGTGAAGCGttggaatttgaaattcCAACTGCAAATTCCAGAGATTATAATAGTGTCACTATTATAACCGCATCATGCCTAATTCTTTCACTATTCTATCTATTACgtaaattatttatgtAA
- the TBLA0A07400 gene encoding uncharacterized protein: MLPLLSKINGKTIARNYFFALLMLMIIFHVVSYSHRKYSIITGTTKLLFKRGTKWDATKSAVLSGVLISAAATLFTAWKPVLCIVPTAPQCWAMIIGLTVTVLFTCGITARGIFREQFDNGDFDESTVSNILAVKIFTTFLDQYNLKNTTEHTYPVFGLEDSSVVFCQPNELYTDVVSKFVDAGLGVPLLTMTNSSDASIQTNNLTNFITIHWNTNLGKHTATHLEHYSVMEMVSDIIDQFNSGYNGTFQYQPTGKFDIEKEHIERVKVNWVSYNVNENEDPVSEIEIRGSSLDFQEVWDGNIKAFANLFYANHIYDSWKWNIDVVKENTIKASGIIAKLKKLVRKERLFSHGEAYINQYGGISDLD; encoded by the coding sequence ATGCTAcctttattatcaaaaatcAATGGAAAGACTATTGCTAGAAACTATTTCTTTGCATTATTAATGCTcatgataatttttcatgtTGTTTCTTACAGTCATAGGAAATATTCTATAATAACGGGAACAACaaagttattatttaaaagaggAACAAAGTGGGACGCGACAAAATCTGCCGTATTATCTGGGGTACTTATTAGTGCAGCTGCAACTCTATTTACTGCATGGAAACCTGTATTATGCATAGTACCCACAGCACCTCAATGCTGGGCGATGATTATTGGTCTAACAGTTACTGTATTGTTTACATGTGGAATCACTGCTCGTGGAATTTTCAGAGAACAGTTCGACAATGGAGATTTTGACGAGTCAACCGTCAGTAATATTTTGGCAGTTAAAATCTTTACCACATTTTTAGACCAGTATAACCTCAAAAATACAACGGAACATACTTATCCAGTATTTGGTTTAGAAGATTCTTCTGTTGTATTTTGCCAACCTAATGAATTATACACCGATGTTGTTTCAAAATTTGTAGATGCTGGCTTGGGAGTACCACTATTGACAATGACAAACAGTAGTGATGCATCCATTCAAACTAACAATCTAACAAATTTTATAACAATTCATTGGAATACAAATCTTGGGAAACATACTGCTACTCATTTGGAACACTATTCTGTGATGGAAATGGTATCAGATATAATTGATCAATTTAATTCAGGATATAATGGaacttttcaatatcaacCAACTGGtaaatttgatattgaaaaggAACATATTGAAAGGGTTAAAGTAAACTGGGTCTCCTATAatgttaatgaaaatgaagatcCGGTTtctgaaattgaaatacGAGGTTCATCGTTAGATTTCCAAGAGGTATGGGATGGTAATATCAAAGCTTTtgcaaatttattttatgcAAACCATATTTATGATAGTTGGAAATGGAATATTGATGTTGTTAAGGAAAATACGATCAAAGCTTCCGGAATTATagcaaaattaaaaaaattagtaaGAAAAGAACGCTTATTTTCTCATGGCGAAGCTTATATTAACCAATACGGTGGTATAAGCGATTTAGATTGA
- the QCR7 gene encoding ubiquinol--cytochrome-c reductase subunit 7 (similar to Saccharomyces cerevisiae QCR7 (YDR529C); ancestral locus Anc_1.16), which produces MPQSFTSIVKAGDYILRTPSLRNTLVPIANLFTELSGYRKLGLKKDDLVSEENPIVQKALRRLDQDESYARVYRIIRAHQTELTHHLLPRNDWIKANEDASYLLPYILQAEKEAAEKNELDNLQVK; this is translated from the coding sequence ATGCCACAATCATTTACCTCGATCGTCAAAGCTGGTGACTACATTTTAAGAACTCCATCTCTTCGTAATACTCTAGTGCCAATAGCTAATCTATTTACCGAATTGTCTGGCTACAGAAAATTAGGTTTAAAAAAGGATGACTTAGTTAGTGAAGAAAATCCAATTGTACAAAAGGCTCTAAGAAGATTAGACCAAGATGAATCGTATGCTAGAGTATACCGTATTATAAGAGCACACCAAACAGAATTAACTCATCATTTGCTACCAAGAAATGATTGGATCAAAGCTAATGAAGATGCTTCTTACTTATTACCTTATATATTACAAGCTGAAAAAGAAGCTGCAGAAAAGaatgaattagataatttacaaGTTAAATGA
- the CAB1 gene encoding pantothenate kinase (similar to Saccharomyces cerevisiae YDR531W; ancestral locus Anc_1.18): protein MSMQKPIDYRLDYSNDTFNLAIDIGGTLSKVVYSPINSNQLFFQNCETEKIDEFITMLHKIICDSNGNNYKNVQIFATGGGSHKFEAKLKSEFKDCLKYVKLDEMECLIKGLDFFISNESSLDGEIFTYNDTDGIVPRNTPTTYPYMLVNIGSGVSILKIDSPTSSSRIGGSSLGGGTLWGLLSLITGAKTYDQMLDWAQNGDNTNIDMLVSDIYGTDTGYDKIGLKSTAIASSFAKCFQNRSPNAMNQSKDQVFRNEDISKSLLFAISNNIGQIAYLQAKIHNVSNIYFGGSYTRGHLITMNTLSYAIDFWSNSTKMAFFLKHEGFLGAMGAFLHSTSPLSQ, encoded by the coding sequence ATGAGCATGCAAAAACCAATCGACTATCGATTAGATTATTCTAATGATACTTTCAATTTGGCCATCGATATAGGTGGCACATTGTCTAAAGTGGTGTATTCGCCAATTAACAGTAATCAATTGTTTTTCCAAAACTGTGAGACCGAAAAAATAGATGAATTCATAACCATGCTTCACAAGATAATATGTGATTCAAATGggaataattataaaaatgtaCAAATATTTGCAACAGGTGGTGGTTCACATAAATTTGAAGCAAAATTGAAATCAGAATTCAAAgattgtttaaaatatgtAAAACTAGATGAAATGGAATGTTTGATTAAAGGTTTGGATTTTTTCATATCCAATGAATCTTCATTGGATGGCGAGATATTCACATACAATGATACAGATGGTATAGTTCCCCGTAATACACCAACAACATACCCTTATATGCTTGTAAATATTGGATCTGGGGTctctattttaaaaatagattCTCCCACGAGTTCCTCCAGAATAGGCGGATCTTCATTAGGTGGTGGAACATTATGGGGGTTGTTGTCGTTGATCACAGGAGCAAAGACATACGATCAGATGCTAGATTGGGCTCAAAATGGCGATAATACAAACATTGATATGTTGGTTTCAGATATTTATGGAACTGATACAGGGTATGATAAAATAGGGCTGAAATCAACAGCTATTGCAAGCTCATTTGCCAAATGTTTCCAAAATAGAAGCCCAAATGCGATGAATCAAAGTAAAGATCAAGTTTTTAGGAATGAAGATATTTCAAAGAGTTTACTTTTTGCCATATCCAATAACATTGGTCAAATAGCCTATTTGCAAGCAAAGATCCATAATGTGTCAAACATTTATTTCGGTGGCTCGTATACACGTGGACATCTAATTACAATGAATACGTTAAGCTATGCAATTGATTTTTGGTCCAATTCAACCAAAATGGCGTTTTTCTTAAAACATGAAGGATTTTTAGGTGCAATGGGTGCATTCTTACATTCTACTTCTCCTCTATCGCaatga
- the KRE28 gene encoding Kre28p (similar to Saccharomyces cerevisiae YDR532C; ancestral locus Anc_1.19): protein MDSTYQNQIQRLTSRIDEAIESSLLKQDKYKTDTIEEIKRSILTLPLSNATEDNNHHVSIETKEFELNELLLQLKEQRISNETIDNFLRETITLPNRNSTTDIHNLKFQNSKLNDAYLNAIQELSKNSNEIANISEEIEKNEAVINEIYLSDMKMIEECENMINQLSEIVNDNTKQMDGDKNQEDTIIEEFFQLQDEINVNEDVLNFDTTDTKVSTAEYFSKLNEFWEKDILPIEYGSKDICISMKGKFMFLKIQKYEVYIELVDVKNVNIKHIKIYELNNEKEIEEANHQDNEAEADQKK from the coding sequence ATGGACTCTACATACCAAAACCAAATTCAAAGATTAACTTCAAGAATTGATGAAGCAATTGAATCTTCCTTATTAAAACAAGATAAATACAAAACTGATACAATTGAGGAGATTAAAAGATCGATACTTACTCTACCATTATCTAATGCCACCGAAGACAATAATCATCATGTAAGTATTGAAACAAaggaatttgaattaaatgagctattattacaattaaaagaaCAGAGAATTTCCAATGAAACtattgataatttcttACGTGAAACAATTACTTTACCTAATAGAAATTCTACCACTGATATTCATAacttaaaatttcaaaatagtAAGTTAAATGATGCTTATTTAAATGCTATTCAAGAGCTTAGCAAAAATAGTAATGAGATTGCAAATATAagtgaagaaattgaaaaaaacgAAGCTgtaattaatgaaatttatttgagTGATATGAAAATGATTGAAGAATGCGAAAATATGATCAATCAATTGAGTGAAATAGTCAATGATAACACTAAGCAAATGGATGGGGATAAAAATCAGGAAGATACTATTATCGAAGAATTCTTTCAATTACAAGATGAGATTAATGTCAATGAAGATGTGTTGAATTTTGATACAACAGATACTAAAGTCTCAACTGCTGAATATTTTAGTAAGTTGAATGAATTTTGGGAAAAAGATATTCTACCTATTGAATATGGCTCCAAAGATATCTGTATTAGTATGAAAGGTAAGTTTATGTTCTTGAAAATACAGAAATATGAGGTATATATAGAACTGGTGGATGtaaaaaatgttaatattaaacatattaaaatatatgaattgaataatgaGAAAGAAATAGAAGAAGCAAATCATCAAGATAATGAGGCAGAAGCggatcaaaaaaaataa
- the RBA50 gene encoding Rba50p (similar to Saccharomyces cerevisiae RBA50 (YDR527W); ancestral locus Anc_1.20): MDLLGDIVEKDNDDSEFNIIEKDPDSKLNQLYAKTKNGFPELYKPEKISSWKQRLNEKRRAENIRKQRYLPDQTVPVDIAKSTFRDKAKEVSEAKLIHQENINTIKNMSTDEILKEREELLNSLDPKLIQNLLKNIIKRSKTKTDQAPLFAEIDGASGTWIGGTSDLNELTPMTDKEINEALGVIKVDEIEDRICTNKKSVSFAELESDKENSTYEYEPLDDDDIAPLDFQIAQSIDHMDNDKLMEDVHFMKFHKNDNDEEIAAKIYKNLSINDPEFNQKLHEKFFPELPKEINKLKWMEPVPEKTFENTAINDMSQLRFDFKGDLVPPTREINDTTHSALHHHENDSHLAGYTIPELTRLSRSTFPQQRSIAIQTLGRILYKMGKQLYYQLTPEIDAETYKELGGTTVSVTNHYYEMLWDLIKDCKVIESIEDGSDENKTKHLSVRNYSIDALWLWKQGGGDFRKSKILDTK; encoded by the coding sequence ATGGATTTATTAGGAGATATAgttgaaaaagataatgatgatagtGAGTTCAACATTATAGAGAAAGATCCGGATTCCAAATTAAATCAACTCTATGCTAAGACTAAAAATGGATTTCCCGAATTGTATAAACCTGAAAAGATATCATCATGGAAACAAAGACTAAATGAGAAAAGAAGAGCTGAAAATATACGAAAACAAAGATATCTACCAGACCAAACCGTACCTGTTGATATTGCTAAATCAACATTTAGGGACAAAGCTAAAGAAGTTTCAGAAGCTAAATTAATTCaccaagaaaatattaatacgATTAAAAATATGTCAACGGATGAGATATTGAAAGAACgtgaagaattattgaattcttTAGACCCAAAGttgattcaaaatttattaaaaaatattattaaacgCTCAAAAACAAAGACAGATCAAGCACCATTATTTGCGGAAATCGACGGTGCTTCAGGCACTTGGATTGGTGGCACTAGtgatttaaatgaattaacaCCAATGACGGATAAAGAGATTAATGAAGCTCTAGGTGTAATTAAAGTagatgaaattgaagataGGATCTGTACTAATAAGAAATCGGTATCATTTGCAGAATTAGAAAGCGACAAAGAAAACTCAACATATGAATATGAACCattagatgatgatgatattgcTCCTCTAGATTTTCAGATTGCTCAAAGTATTGATCATATGGACAATGACAAACTTATGGAAGATGTTCATTTTATGAAATTCCACAAAAATGACAACGATGAAGAAATAGCAGctaaaatttataaaaactTATCTATTAATGATCCTGAATTTAACCAGAAATTGCATGAGAAATTTTTCCCAGAATTACCAAAAGAAATCAACAAACTAAAATGGATGGAACCTGTTCCTGAGAAAACCTTTGAAAATACTGCGATTAATGATATGTCACAATTAAGATTCGATTTCAAGGGTGATTTAGTTCCACCAACACGTGAAATAAATGACACTACACACTCCGCATTACATCATCATGAAAATGATTCACATCTTGCCGGTTATACTATTCCTGAATTAACTCGTTTATCGAGATCCACATTCCCACAACAAAGATCTATTGCTATACAGACTCTTGGCcgtattttatataaaatgggtaaacaattatattatcaattgacACCTGAAATTGACGCTGAGACATATAAAGAATTAGGAGGTACTACAGTGTCAGTGACTAATCATTATTATGAGATGCTTTGGGATCTAATTAAGGATTGTAAAGTTattgaatcaattgaaGATGGTAGcgatgaaaataaaactaaacATTTGTCAGTTCGAAACTATTCGATTGATGCGTTATGGCTATGGAAACAAGGTGGAGGTGATTTCAGAAAAAGTAAGATCTTAGATAcgaaataa
- the AGE1 gene encoding GTPase-activating protein AGE1 (similar to Saccharomyces cerevisiae AGE1 (YDR524C); ancestral locus Anc_1.23) — translation MSYISPEEITIKPAKCGVFQQFVQYKNGSLSKEQPNSALFEKFVHSSRISKDSSFIPTIDISQEYTIEFPINDLSNLPYPREWVFSLINISNPSININDTFIIESFEKLNETDAKLDNQATNRIRLNICLATPVAHSTSNVLKSGFYILQCPMLDFYLSVMVQYTLLSLNNHSKDSNLLFPNISNLTSNTNVSNTGDISISSTTMLHSPSKSNFSSSISLVSPIQSTIEESYEDYNDNTNTTGIDSINNITSDTVHYPSQNIQRSVNASPLRSQILENSKEEWTAEISNKDNNIRDINNPTIKITTTNSILSTDNPSVISLQNEIVPKLQKQNSHQQQQQLYSSVVTNINSISHHGYIPFPEHLDNWIPDGPHFRYQLQFLENSILHRQPHIWKSINNRLIKILETLTSVTSECFYLNKYIKSAFKFQIPNNHPLYSPVVISLKNLINSQINEIDSIIFQFKNILIPPVTDILNNSVNLKESSKRQKIYLENSKSFYSAMNQKAKTHTFANKQKNIDLTLKIKKKFELSRIDYYDYLYQSFYSGLPLRKLHSSIYLLNEINSHSMMSNSNLITSKLIRNLLKDKLTELNNYETKNFISKYQPSVQSIYNQIEKSTTYNDINKTYFPLDLDIKEGVLWVKNNKNLPPSSNSLSANITPTTTFNSNFNSPNTMANNLIMNNESHSNKLISAASNTSTSSGWHKNWVVLKGSTLTLFTNWKKLDPVNQATGVAYSSAQIVPSSANSSHDSLSLSDKHIINMAMACTKQIDPCTFEILTSNQLNKKGIRFQAESPDDLKSWLNVLNMATHDVLATYSQGNSQTSSNGIIIYTCSDGHNINVLKNKNKPLMVVSEKEIQGHQININSHDHIKKSHVSTLSDTLKINTNPVKQPSSSSLLDIVRQNDKSNLICCDCGDTNDVEWISINLLCMVCIKCSGIHRSLGSHVSKIRSLTLDKFSNNELNYLIVNNVSNAIFNSIYESDITNLNKIGKITANSSNSERTIFIKNKYITKSFVEDNKQESAETLKSLRKGIQLDSVYLLQKSIAQSKNSLRDVDNYSNSINSDNNTSLFESSLKHYKMVNDKPLFGISEFLISNGLPLNNIPSETSYILPESLKYWRSRLEIYGTFGVLTTPKTVYASQNIVRPINTKNNSPANRLDINDTRVEDSGHRWNISPKSPQILKNSSKLFIPKQLKKASNK, via the coding sequence ATGTCATATATATCTCCGGAGGAGATCACTATCAAACCTGCTAAATGTGGCGTATTTCAACAATTTGttcaatataaaaatgGCAGCTTATCAAAAGAACAACCAAACTCTGCACTTTTCGAGAAATTTGTTCATAGTTCACGAATTTCAAAAGACTCCTCGTTCATACCGACAATTGATATTTCGCAAGAATATACAATTGAATTCCCAATAAATGATTTGTCAAATTTACCTTATCCACGTGAATGggtattttcattaataaatatttcaaatccAAGCATAAATATCAATGACACTTTCATAATTGAATCTTTCGAAAAATTAAACGAAACAGACGCCAAGTTAGATAACCAAGCCACTAATAGGATTAgattaaatatttgtttagCAACACCAGTTGCACATTCAACTTCAAATGTATTAAAATCAGGATTTTACATATTACAGTGTCCAATGTtggatttttatttaagtGTCATGGTCCAATATACGTTGTTGTCGTTAAATAATCATTCAAAGGACTCTAACTTattatttccaaatatatcaaatttaaCATCAAATACAAATGTTAGTAATACTGGCGACATATCAATTTCAAGCACAACTATGCTACACTCACCCTCAAAGAGTAATTTCAGCTCTTCTATATCGTTAGTTTCACCAATCCAGAGTACAATTGAGGAAAGTTATGAGGattataatgataataccAATACTACAGGCATAGACAGCATTAACAACATTACATCAGATACAGTACACTATCCTTcacaaaatattcaaagaaGTGTAAATGCATCCCCACTAAGATCGCAGATACTAGAAAATAGTAAAGAAGAATGGACTGCAGAAATTAGCAATAAGGACAATAATATTCGAGatataaataatccaaCTATTAAAATCACTACTACAAATTCTATCTTATCTACAGACAATCCAAGCGTAATAAGCTtacaaaatgaaattgTACCAAAGTTACAAAAGCAAAACTCACatcaacagcaacagcaactATATAGTTCGGTTGTTACAAATATAAACTCGATTTCACATCATGGTTACATTCCTTTTCCAGAGCATTTAGATAATTGGATTCCTGATGGTCCGCATTTTCGTTATCAACTacaatttttagaaaattcaataCTTCATAGACAGCCACATATTTGGAAAAGTATTAACAACAGATTAATTAAGATATTAGAGACTCTAACATCAGTAACTTCAGaatgtttttatttgaataagtATATTAAATCGgcttttaaatttcaaattccaaACAATCATCCTTTATATTCACCAGTTGTTAtatcattgaaaaatttaattaattcacaaataaatgaaattgattcaataatttttcaatttaaaaatattctaattcCACCTGTTactgatattttaaacaacTCCGTTAACTTAAAAGAGTCTTCTAAGAGACAGAAGatttatttggaaaattccAAGTCATTTTATTCAGCAATGAATCAGAAAGCTAAAACTCACACATTTGcgaataaacaaaaaaatattgactTAACCttaaagattaaaaaaaaattcgaattatcaagaatagattattatgattatttgtATCAATCATTTTATTCTGGTTTACCCTTGAGAAAATTACATTCCtcaatatatcttttaaatgaaattaattcacATTCAATGATGagtaattctaatttaatcacttcaaaattaattagaaatttattaaaggaTAAATTAACAGAATTAAACAATTAcgaaacaaaaaattttatcagCAAATATCAACCCTCGGTTCAATCGATTTATAATCAAATCGAAAAGTCAACTACTTACAATGacattaataaaacttATTTCCCATTGGATCTAGATATCAAAGAGGGCGTTCTTTGggttaaaaataataaaaacctCCCCCCATCTTCTAATTCACTTTCAGCCAATATTACACCGACGACGACATTCAATTCAAACTTTAATAGTCCTAACACTATggcaaataatttaataatgaataatgaatctcattcaaataaattaatttctgCCGCTTCAAATACTTCTACTTCATCAGGCTGGCATAAGAATTGGGTTGTATTAAAAGGTTCAACTCTCACGTTATTTACGAACtggaaaaaattagatCCTGTCAACCAGGCAACTGGAGTAGCATATTCATCAGCTCAAATTGTGCCGTCTTCTGCAAACTCTTCTCATGATTCACTATCATTATCTGATAAGCATATTATTAACATGGCAATGGCATGTACCAAACAAATTGATCCATGcacttttgaaattttgaCTTCAAATCAACTCAATAAGAAGGGTATTCGTTTTCAAGCTGAAAGCCCagatgatttaaaatcGTGGCTAAATGTTTTGAATATGGCTACGCATGATGTTTTAGCAACCTACTCGCAGGGTAACAGTCAAACAAGCAGCAATGGTATCATTATCTATACATGCAGTGATGGTCACAATATCAatgtattgaaaaataaaaacaaaccTTTAATGGTTGTTtcagaaaaagaaattcaaggtcatcaaataaatatcaacaGTCATGATCATATAAAGAAAAGCCATGTATCAACTTTATCAGATAcgttaaaaattaatacaaaCCCAGTTAAGCAaccttcatcatcttcattattagatattgTTAGGCAAAATGACAAGTCAAATTTGATTTGCTGTGACTGCGGAGATACAAATGATGTTGAATGGATTTCCATCAACTTACTCTGTATGGTATGCATTAAATGTTCAGGTATTCATAGATCTTTGGGTTCGCATGTTTCTAAGATTCGTTCTTTAACTTTAGATAAGTTTTCCAATAACGAATTGAATTACTTGATCGTAAATAACGTTTCAAATGCAATTTTCAATTCGATTTATGAATCAGATATTAcgaatttgaataaaatagGCAAAATAACCGCAAATTCAAGCAATTCTGAGCgtactatttttattaaaaacaaatatattacaaaGTCATTTGTCGAAGATAACAAGCAAGAATCTGCAGAAACATTAAAATCACTAAGAAAAGGTATTCAGCTAGATAGTGTGTATCTTCTACAGAAATCTATTGCACAAAGTAAAAATTCCTTAAGAGATGTAGATAATTATTCGAATTCTATTAATTCAGATAATAACACATCTTTATTTGAATCGTCATTAAAGCATTATAAAATGGTAAATGATAAGCCACTGTTCGGAATTTCGGAATTCCTAATTAGTAATGGTTTGCCATTGAATAACATTCCAAGTGAGACTTCATATATACTTCCTGAATCCCTCAAGTATTGGCGTTCACGACTAGAAATTTATGGCACTTTTGGAGTTTTAACAACTCCGAAGACTGTATATGCATCTCAAAATATAGTAAGACCTATCAATACTAAGAATAATTCGCCTGCTAACCGTTTAGATATAAATGATACACGGGTTGAGGATTCTGGTCATCGTTGGAATATCAGTCCTAAGAGTCCtcagatattgaaaaattcttcgAAACTATTTATTCCTAAACAACTAAAAAAGGCTTCAAATAAGTAA